The following proteins are encoded in a genomic region of Ailuropoda melanoleuca isolate Jingjing chromosome 10, ASM200744v2, whole genome shotgun sequence:
- the LOC100468435 gene encoding 60S ribosomal protein L36a, translating to MVFRKSALANIPKTHQNFCKKYGKHQPHKVTQYKKDKDSPYGQGKLHYDRKQSGYGGQTKTIFWKKAKTTKKIVLRLQCVEPNCRSKRMLAIKGCKHFELGRDKRKGQVIQF from the exons atggtGTTTCGAAAG AGTGCTCTTGCAAACATTCCTAAAACTCACCAGAATTTCTGTAAGAAGTATGGCAAGCACCAACCCCACAAAGTGACACAGTACAAGAAAGACAAAGATTCTCCTTACGGCCAGGGAAAGCTGCATTATGACAGGAAGCAGAGTGGCTACGGTGGGCAGACTAAGACGATTTTCTGGAAAAAGGCTAAAACTACAAAGAAGATTGTGCTGAGGCTTCAATGTGTTGAGCCCAACTGCAGATCTAAGAGAATGCTGGCTATTAAGGGATGTAAGCATTTTGAACTGGGAAGAGATAAGAGAAAGGGCCAAGTGATCCAGTTCTAA